One stretch of Eubacteriales bacterium DNA includes these proteins:
- a CDS encoding YhbY family RNA-binding protein, producing the protein MNSSQRAKLRAMANTIDTIFQIGKDKISDNMIEMLSDALEARELIKGTVLKTSGLTAKQAIDELCSRLEAEPIQAIGRKVVIYRESKENKKIFI; encoded by the coding sequence ATGAATAGCAGCCAGCGTGCAAAACTTAGGGCAATGGCTAATACCATTGACACGATATTTCAAATAGGGAAAGATAAAATATCGGACAACATGATAGAAATGTTGTCCGATGCACTTGAAGCAAGAGAGCTTATAAAAGGCACTGTATTAAAAACTTCTGGTTTAACTGCAAAGCAGGCAATAGACGAACTATGTTCAAGGCTTGAAGCAGAGCCAATACAGGCTATTGGAAGAAAAGTCGTTATATACCGTGAATCAAAAGAAAACAAGAAAATATTTATTTAG
- the nth gene encoding endonuclease III produces the protein MANKIIDALEKEYCGQGSALVYKSPFELLVAVILSAQCTDVRVNKITSELFKCYNTPEAMAKIKKEDLIRYIKSCGFYNTKSSSIIAASKSIVENFNGEVPQTMDELLTLNGVGRKTANVVLANAFNKDAFAVDTHVFRVTHRLGLSKGKTPDAVEKDMTKLIPKGKWKDAHHWLIWHGRRVCKARNPLCEDCVLKTMCPYKNKMDEKKKCL, from the coding sequence GTGGCTAACAAAATTATAGATGCTTTAGAAAAAGAATATTGTGGACAAGGGTCTGCGCTAGTATATAAAAGCCCATTTGAACTTTTAGTTGCCGTTATTCTGTCTGCTCAGTGTACTGATGTCAGGGTGAATAAAATTACCAGCGAGCTGTTTAAATGCTATAATACGCCGGAGGCTATGGCAAAAATAAAAAAAGAAGACTTGATACGATATATAAAAAGCTGCGGGTTTTACAATACTAAATCAAGCAGCATAATTGCAGCGAGCAAGTCTATCGTTGAAAATTTCAACGGTGAGGTTCCGCAAACCATGGACGAGCTTTTAACGTTAAACGGCGTTGGAAGGAAAACCGCGAACGTCGTTTTGGCAAATGCTTTTAATAAGGATGCCTTTGCAGTAGATACACATGTATTCAGAGTAACGCACCGCTTGGGGCTTTCTAAAGGGAAGACTCCGGATGCCGTTGAAAAAGATATGACAAAGCTAATACCAAAGGGAAAATGGAAGGATGCACACCACTGGTTAATATGGCACGGAAGGCGGGTATGCAAGGCAAGGAACCCGCTTTGTGAAGACTGCGTATTAAAGACGATGTGCCCGTACAAAAATAAGATGGATGAAAAGAAAAAATGTTTGTAG
- the obgE gene encoding GTPase ObgE, whose translation MFVDKVRIFIKAGNGGDGCVSFHREKYVPNGGPDGGDGGNGGNIVFRASKDMRTLLDFRYKIKFAAENGMPGKKSNMRGQSGADLIIDVPPGTIVKDYDTGKVVADIRTDEKKILLYGGTGGKGNSRFKTATRQAPSFSTPGIEKKGHWVILELKSIADVGLIGFPNVGKSTFLSMATAAKPKIANYHFTTLTPNLGVASVNNFSFIIADIPGLIEGAHEGAGLGHDFLRHIERTRMLLHVIDISGIEGRDPIKDYKKIREELKLYSPELLKKQEVVAANKTDIPGAEDNLNRLREALKEKGVKVFPISCATGEGIKELLSTVSNIVKELPQSEIIGDEGVIEEWKLDDELSFDIEVLDGRFIVTGNLVDHIFKRTNPNDERSMRHFQKLLVDFGIIKKLKEKGIKNSDTVQLNEVEFDFYD comes from the coding sequence ATGTTTGTAGACAAAGTTAGGATTTTTATAAAGGCCGGCAACGGCGGAGACGGCTGTGTTTCCTTTCACAGGGAAAAATATGTCCCAAACGGAGGACCGGACGGCGGAGACGGCGGCAACGGTGGGAACATAGTTTTTCGTGCATCAAAGGATATGCGGACATTACTTGATTTCAGGTATAAAATAAAGTTTGCTGCGGAAAACGGTATGCCGGGCAAAAAGAGCAATATGCGCGGCCAGTCCGGCGCAGATCTTATTATAGATGTTCCGCCGGGAACTATAGTTAAGGATTATGATACCGGAAAAGTCGTTGCAGATATCAGGACAGATGAAAAGAAGATACTTTTGTATGGCGGGACGGGTGGAAAAGGCAACTCCAGGTTTAAAACCGCTACGAGGCAGGCCCCCAGTTTTTCTACGCCGGGAATTGAGAAAAAAGGGCATTGGGTAATACTTGAGCTTAAGTCCATTGCCGATGTTGGGCTTATTGGTTTTCCGAATGTGGGGAAATCGACATTTTTGTCTATGGCAACTGCAGCAAAGCCGAAGATAGCAAACTACCATTTTACAACTTTAACGCCTAATTTAGGCGTTGCATCTGTAAATAATTTTAGTTTTATAATAGCGGATATACCCGGCCTAATAGAGGGAGCCCATGAAGGAGCAGGCCTAGGGCATGATTTTTTACGCCATATAGAGCGGACAAGGATGCTTTTACATGTAATAGATATATCTGGAATAGAAGGAAGAGATCCAATTAAGGATTATAAGAAGATACGTGAAGAACTTAAACTTTATTCACCTGAGCTTTTAAAGAAGCAGGAAGTGGTTGCCGCTAACAAAACTGACATACCAGGTGCAGAAGATAACCTAAATCGGCTTAGAGAGGCCTTGAAGGAGAAGGGTGTAAAAGTTTTCCCAATATCGTGTGCAACAGGAGAAGGTATTAAGGAATTATTAAGTACCGTTAGCAATATAGTAAAAGAATTGCCGCAAAGTGAAATAATAGGTGACGAGGGCGTTATAGAGGAGTGGAAACTAGATGATGAACTCAGCTTTGACATTGAGGTTTTGGATGGCAGATTCATTGTTACAGGTAATTTGGTAGACCATATATTTAAACGTACAAATCCTAATGATGAGCGCTCCATGAGGCATTTCCAAAAGCTTTTAGTAGATTTTGGGATAATTAAAAAACTTAAAGAAAAAGGCATAAAAAATTCTGACACAGTCCAATTAAATGAAGTAGAATTTGATTTTTATGATTGA